In a single window of the Maniola jurtina chromosome 4, ilManJurt1.1, whole genome shotgun sequence genome:
- the LOC123864702 gene encoding protein tramtrack, beta isoform isoform X2, translating into MATQRFCLRWNNHQTNMLSVFDQLLHAETFTDVTLAVEGQLLKAHKMVLSACSPYFQALFVNHQEKHPIVILKDVPYSDMKSLLDFMYRGEVSVDQERLTAFLKVAESLRIKGLTEVNEEKCDIPALTNSLIQQQQTNTSAHTPPPQLHRIHPYMHQKRPASGIPSGGAPPNLLMPLLGNALMQPKRKRGRPRKLSGSSSDALNTAASPPGEFIPESASHTSSNRAGDQLVRGSPSEMLEVKMSMDGFNAEDGATSGGEDGGETLMIDEGDDAQSNEAPTSGKDSESAEIDKTPREESHQNFPTNGPVLSIENGSIKQEPNAETTDDYNEPIEYKYNPDRSRENSNSREGPLKDSDDKIRQGRNLKPKNSKKLLPQMSKFRARTLFNQLSGLSNLNPALNSFDKFPPETVLMPALATQLFAAELEQNSLNMTNNDVAELGQTNWEHRIFPSPIRKNNIGNIGSYHEETNESVRDYCIKEGENVFRCKICARVYTHISNFCRHYVTSHKKDVKVFPCPICYKEFTRKDNMIAHLKIIHKNQPHTNEQTAKQES; encoded by the exons ATGGCTACGCAAAGATTTTGTTTAAGGTGGAACAACCACCAAACCAATATGTTGTCAGTGTTTGATCAGCTACTACACGCAGAAACGTTCACTGACGTAACGCTGGCCGTAGAAGGCCAATTGCTTAAAGCGCATAAAATGGTTTTATCGGCTTGTAGTCCTTACTTCCAAGCCCTATTTGTTAATCATCAAGAAAAACATCCTATTGTTATCTTGAAGGATGTTCCTTACTCTGATATGAAAAGCTTGTTAGATTTCATGTACAGAGGGGAAGTCAGCGTCGACCAGGAGCGTCTGACGGCATTCCTCAAAGTAGCTGAAAGTTTAAGGATAAAAGGACTCACAGAAGTCAATGAAGAAAAATGCGATATTCCCGCATTAACAAACTCGTTAATACAACAACAACAGACCAATACCTCTGCACATACTCCGCCGCCTCAGTTACACAGAATACATCCATACATGCACCAAAAGAGGCCTGCGTCAGGAATTCCGAGTGGAGGGGCACCTCCTAATTTACTTATGCCCTTATTGGGTAACGCTTTAATGCAACCGAAACGGAAACGAGGTCGACCCAGGAAATTGAGTGGAAGCTCTAGTGATGCCCTAAACACAGCCGCCAGTCCGCCGGGCGAATTCATACCGGAATCTGCGTCGCATACATCTTCAAACAGGGCGGGAGATCAATTGGTTCGTGGCTCACCGTCAGAAATGTTAGAAGTTAAGATGTCAATGGATGGATTCAATGCTGAAGATGGAGCTACATCTGGTGGAGAAGATGGAGGGGAGACGTTAATGATAGACGAGGGCGATGATGCTCAGTCCAACGAGGCTCCGACGTCGGGCAAAGATTCGGAATCAGCAG AAATCGATAAAACGCCCAGAGAGGAATCGCATCAAAACTTTCCTACAAACGGACCGGTGTTATCGATCGAAAATGGATCAATAAAACAGGAACCAAATGCTGAAACTACTGACGATTATAATGAACCAATCGAATACAAATACAATCCAGATAGGAGCCGTGAAAACTCTAACTCCCGGGAAGGTCCGTTGAAAGATTCTGATGACAAAATAAGACAAGGTCGTAATTTAAAGCCAAAGAATAGTAAAAAATTACTACCCCAAATGTCTAAATTTAGAGCTCGAACCTTATTCAATCAGCTCTCTGGTCTATCCAATTTAAATCCTGCCCTTAACAGTTTCGACAAATTCCCTCCGGAAACCGTTCTCATGCCGGCTCTTGCTACTCAGCTATTTGCTGCTGAGTTAGAACAAAATAGTTTAAACATGACAAACAACGATGTGGCTGAGCTAGGACAGACTAATTGGGAACATCGTATATTTCCTTCGCCtattagaaaaaataacatCGGTAACATTGGTAGCTACCATGAGGAAACAAATGAATCCGTAAGGGATTATTGTATCAAGGAAGGCGAAAACGTCTTCAGATGCAAGATTTGTGCTAGAGTTTACACTCATATTAGCAACTTTTGTCGACATTATGTCACATCTCACAAAAAAGACGTCAAAGTTTTCCCTTGCCCCATTTGCTACAAAGAGTTTACTCGGAAGGATAATATGATTGCCCATCTCAAAATCATTCATAAAAATCAACCTCATACTAACGAGCAAACGGCCAAGCAAGAgtcttaa